Within the Salarias fasciatus chromosome 2, fSalaFa1.1, whole genome shotgun sequence genome, the region AATCAAAGAAAATGAGCCCCTTGACACAGTTATAGCTGTAGTTAGTGTCAGTGATAAAGACTCAGGTGATAATGGCATTGTTGATTTAAGCATTCCTAAAAATATGCCTTTCAAACTGAGGGAGTCCTCTGATAACTATTATGAATTAGTGGTGTCGGAGCCATTAGACCGTGAGAAAGTCACAGAATATGATATCACGTTCACTGTCACAGACAGAGGCTCTCCTCCTTTATCTGACAATGAAACCATGACTTTAGAGCTGCTGGATGTCAATGACAATGTTCCACAGTTCCCACAGTCATTTTATACCATACGTGTAATGGAGAATAATGCACCTGGAGCCTTGCTCAGCTCCCTCACGGCCTTTGACCCTGACCTCCATGAAAACCAGTATCTAGTTTACTTCATCATAGAGAAGGAGATAGCCAACACCTCCATGTCCATGCTGTTCTCCATCAATCCAGAGAACGGGAATCTTTACGCACTGAAAACGTTTGACTATGAGATTGAGAAGGAGTTTCTTTTCCACATCGAGGCCCGAGACTCtggctctcctccactcagcagtaATGTGACTGTTCACATCATTATTGTGGACCAGAATGACAACGCTCCAGTCATTGTCTCTCCGTGGCGTGCTCACGGCTCAGTGGTGGAGGAAAAGATCCCCAGATCCACTGATAAAGGCTCCCTGGTGGCCAAAGTCATCGCTTTGGACACAGACTCAGTGCACAACTCTCGGATTACCTACCAGTTTCTCCAGGTGACTGACGCCACCTTGTTCAGTCTGGATCAATACAACGGAGAGATCCGGACCATGAGGATGTTCAGCTACAGAGATCCACGCCACCAGCGGCTGGTTGTTGTTGCCAAGGACAACGGgcagcctgctctgtctgctaCAGTCACCATCAAGCTGTCCACAGTGGAGACTGCAGTGAAGGCCTACTCTGACATGACTGAGATGCCTCTGGAATATGACATCTTCTCAGACCTCAACCTGTACTTGGTGATCGGTCTGGGTTCAgtgtcctttctgctgctcatcaccATTCTGGTCACCATCGTGCTCAAGTGTCAGAAACCCAAGCCcagcaaaacagctgctccctgCAGGAACAGTGTGATCAGTGAGCGGAACTCCACCATCGCTGACTCCACTCTGGTGTCCAACGATGCCTACTGGTACAGTCTGTTTCTGGCCGAGACCCGGAAAGGAAAGCTGGTGGTCAGACAGCCTATGCCCAAGGGCTCCAGATACATCGTGTCCAGCATCCCGAGAGGGACAGGACTGACTGACACGAGTGACTCAGCAGCATCCACTCTACAGGTATGCATGAGCAtaatttatttgcttttgttaTGTCAGTTCTTGAAAAATATTCACGGTGATATTCTTTTGGATATTGGGGTCTTTCAATTTTTCAGTTCGCATTATTTCAGATCTACTATTTACACAACTCCTTTTGAAGCTTATTaagttctgttttcacaaattgGGGTTGACATATGGTCAGTATTTAAATCACACTTTTGCAGCTTATCGAAAAGGAATACGTAATTGAATAGATATGTTGATGCGGTTTTGAATCTAATaagtcaaaataaaatctaaataaaaaacTTCTacattgaaaaataatttaacGATATATATATAATGGAAGAAGTTTTCGTACCATGTGTGATGACCTGAGATGGAAAAACTAACTTGCCCTGACAACGATCTTGTTATAATCGGCAGCTAAAAGTCAAATCAGGAGAAACGTTTGCGTCAATATATATTTAAGAAAGATGTAGTTCAGGAGAGCTTGACGATAAGGACAATATTTTCAGGataatgaaaaatgcaaactcacaaaaaaaaaaaaaaaaacctgtcacgAAACATGCACACTTAAACGTCCACTTGTTTTAGAGTGCGACGAGAGTACTTTGAAATCGGATGAAATACCAGATATATTTTTGCCACCTGTATTTAAACTAAGCTTTCTCGTTGAGAAGGTAATACTCAGACAGAGCGGTCCATGTCGCTGCTCTCTAAAAAAACCTATGGACTGATGAAGTCATCATTTCCACGATAGTTCATTGGCGGCTGCGCAAGGAGACATATTTCCCCAAACCTCTTCCAGTGTAAGGACGCACTATTGTTCAATCAAAGGAATTCGTTCTCTTTAAATTTATCGGAAGCAGAAACAATTGCATCTATCGCCGGTCCACATATTGAAGATTTCTGACACGGATTATTGTTGCTCAATGGCTCCTCCAGTTCTCCATTATTCAATAACATGGTATGTCTCAgtatttctctttctctctgccgtCATTCACTCGGCGACTTCAGTCACCCATTACTCTGTTCCGGAGGAGATGGACGAAGGCTCGATTGTGGCGAATTTAGCGATAGATTTGGGCTTAGATGTGAAGACTTTGGGTAAAAGAAAGATGCGCGTCGATGTCGTCGGGAATAAAAAATATCTGGATATTAACAAGGACACGGGCGAGTTGTTCATTTTGGAGAGAATCGATCGAGAGTTTTTTTGCCCCCACAAGACGACAACAACGTGTTTTCTGAGATTAGACGCTACGATTGAAAATCCGATACGGATGTTTAATATTGAAGTGGAAATTTTGGATATTAACGACAACGCTCCTCATTTTCGGAGGGGGACGATGCATTTGGACATCTCAGAGTCAAGTCCagttggagagagattttcactgaacaatgctgcagatccagatgttggagCTAATTCTGTGAAAAATTACCTTCTGAGCGCAAGTGAGCATTTCTCAATTGAAATACAGACAGGGCGAGATGGGACGAAGTTTGCAGACTTGATTCTGAAGAAAGCTTTAGACAGGGAGCAGCAGGCTGTTCATGATTTGATTCTCACTGCTGTGGACGGAGGTGTGCCCACGCGCACAGGTACAGCCAGCATTATCGTTCGCGTGCTCGACGTGAACGACAACGCCCCTTCATTTGATAAGGACAAATACTTTGTGAATGTCATGGAGAACTCTCCGATTGGGAGTCTAGTGGTTAAATTAAATGCTACAGATTTAGATGAAGGCTCCAATTCAGATATTGTTTATTCATATAGTTTGTATACATCAGAGAGAACACAAAATATGTTTAAGTTGAATCCAGAAAATGGTGAAATCAGAGTGAAAGAGATGGTTAATTATGAGGATTTCAAACTTTATGAAATAGAGGTGATAGCCAGTGATAAGGGGCTTAACTCCTTATCTGGACACTGTAACCTGACAATACAGGTAACAGACATGAATGATAATCATCCAGAAATATCTATCAAATCATTTAAAAGTCCAATCAAAGAAAATGAGCCCCTTGACACAGTTATAGCTGTAGTTAGTGTCAGTGATAAAGACTCAGGTGATAATGGCATTGTTGATTTAAGCATTCCTAAAAATATGCCTTTCAAACTGAGGGAGTCCTCTGATAACTATTATGAATTAGTGGTGTCGGAGCCATTAGACCGTGAGAAAGTCACAGAATATGATATCACGTTCACTGTCACAGACAGAGGCTCTCCTCCTTTATCTGACAATGAAACCATGACTTTAGAGCTGCTGGATGTCAATGACAATGTTCCACAGTTCCCACAGTCATTTTATACCATACGTGTAATGGAGAATAATGCACCTGGAGCCTTGCTCAGCTCCCTCACGGCCTTTGACCCTGACCTCCATGAAAACCAGTATCTAGTTTACTTCATCATAGAGAAGGAGATAGCCAACACCTCCATGTCCATGCTGTTCTCCATCAATCCAGAGAACGGGAATCTTTACGCACTGAAAACGTTTGACTATGAGATTGAGAAGGAGTTTCTTTTCCACATCGAGGCCCGAGACTCtggctctcctccactcagcagtaATGTGACTGTTCACATCATTATTGTGGACCAGAATGACAACGCTCCAGTCATTGTCTCTCCGTGGCGTGCTCACGGCTCAGTGGTGGAGGAAAAGATCCCCAGATCCACTGATAAAGGCTCCCTGGTGGCCAAAGTCATCGCTTTGGACACAGACTCAGTGCACAACTCTCGGATTACCTACCAGTTTCTCCAGGTGACTGACGCCACCTTGTTCAGTCTGGATCAATACAACGGAGAGATCCGGACCATGAGGATGTTCAGCTACAGAGATCCACGCCACCAGCGGCTGGTTGTTGTTGCCAAGGACAACGGgcagcctgctctgtctgctaCAGTCACCATCAAGCTGTCCACAGTGGAGACTGCAGTGAAGGCCTACTCTGACATGACTGAGATGCCTCTGGAATATGACATCTTCTCAGACCTCAACCTGTACTTGGTGATCGGTCTGGGTTCAgtgtcctttctgctgctcatcaccATTCTGGTCACCATCGTGCTCAAGTGTCAGAAACCCAAGCCcagcaaaacagctgctccctgCAGGAACAGTGTGATCAGTGAGCGGAACTCCACCATCGCTGACTCCACTCTGGTGTCCAACGATGCCTACTGGTACAGTCTGTTTCTGGCCGAGACCCGGAAAGGAAAGCTGGTGGTCAGACAGCCTATGCCCAAGGGCTCCAGATACATCGTGTCCAGCATCCCGAGAGGGACAGGACTGACTGACACGAGTGACTCAGCAGCATCCACTCTACAGGTATGCATGAGCAtaatttatttgcttttgttaTGTCAGTTCTTGAAAAATATTCACGGTGATATTCTTTTGGATATTGGGGTCTTTCAATTTTTCAGTTCGCATTATTTCAGATCTACTATTTACACAACTCCTTTTGAAGCTTATTaagttctgttttcacaaattgGGGTTGACATATGGTCAGTATTTAAATCACACTTTTGCAGCTTATCGAAAAGGAATACGTAATTGAATAGATATGTTGATGCGGTTTTGAATCTAATaagtcaaaataaaatctaaataaaaaacTTCTacattgaaaaataatttaacGATATATATATAATGGAAGAAGTTTTCGTACCATGTGTGATGACCTGAGATGGAAAAACTAACTTGCCCTGACAACGATCTTGTTATAATCGGCAGCTAAAAGTCAAATCAGGAGAAACGTTTGCGTCAATATATATTTAAGAAAGATGTAGTTCAGGAGAGCTTGACGATAAGGACAATATTTTCAGGataatgaaaaatgcaaactcacaaaaaaaaaaaaaaaaaacctgtcacgAAACATGCACACTTAAACGTCCACTTGTTTTAGAGTGCGACGAGAGTACTTTGAAATCGGATGAAATACCAGATATATTTTTGCCACCTGTATTTAAACTAAGCTTTCTCGTTGAGAAGGTAATACTCAGACAGAGCGGTCCATGTCGCTGCTCTCTAAAAAAACCTATGGACTGATGAAGTCATCATTTCCACGATAGTTCATTGGCGGCTGCGCAAGGAGACATATTTCCCCAAACCTCTTCCAGTGTAAGGACGCACTATTGTTCAATCAAAGGAATTCGTTCTCTTTAAATTTATCGGAAGCAGAAACAATTGCATCTATCGCCGGTCCACATATTGAAGATTTCTGACACGGATTATTGTTGCTCAATGGCTCCTCCAGTTCTCCATTATTCAATAACATGGTATGTCTCAggatttctctttctctctgccgtCATTCACTCGGCGACTTCAGTCACCCATTACTCTGTTCCGGAGGAGATGGACGAAGGCTCGATTGTGGCGAATTTAGCGATAGATTTGGGCTTAGATGTGAAGACTTTGGGTAAAAGAAAAATGCGTATCGATGTCGTCGGGAATAAAAAATATCTGGATATTAACAAGGACACGGGCGAGTTGTTCATTTTGGAGAGAATCGATAGAGAGTTTCTCTGCCCCCTCAAGACGACAACAACGTGTTTTCTGAGATTAGACGCTACGATTGAAAATCCGATACGAATGTTTAATATTGAAGTGGAAATTTTGGATATTAACGACAACGCTCCTCATTTTCGGAGGGGGACGATGCATTTGGACATCTCAGAGTCAAGTCCagttggagagagattttcactgaacaatgctgcagatccagatgttggagCTAATTCTGTGAAAAATTACCTTCTGAGCGCAAGTGAGCATTTCTCAATTGAAATACAGACAGGGCGAGATGGGACGAAGTTTGCAGACTTGATTCTGAAGAAAGCTTTAGACAGGGAGCAGCAGGCTGTTCATGATTTGATTCTCACTGCTGTGGACGGAGGTGTGCCCACGCGCACAGGTACAGCAAGCATCATTGTTCGCGTGCTCGATGTGAACGACAACGCCCCTTCATTTGATAAGGACAAATACTTTGTGAATGTCATGGAGAACTCTCCGATTGGGAGTCTAGTGGTAAAATTAAATGCTACAGATTTAGATGAAGGCTCCAATTCAGATGTTGTTTATTCATATAGTTTGTATACATCAGAGAGAACACAAAATATGTTTAAGTTGAATCCAGAAAATGGTGAAATCAGAGTGAAAGAGATGGTTAATTATGAGGATTTCAAACTTTATGAAATGGAGGTGATAGCCAGTGATAAGGGGCTTAACTCCTTATCTGGACACTGTAACCTGACAATACAGGTAACAGACATGAATGACAATCATCCAGAAATATCTATCAAATCATTTAAAAGTCCAATCAAAGAAAATGAGCCCCTTGACACAGTTATAGCTGTAGTTAGTGTCAGTGATAAAGACTCAGGTGATAATGGCATCGTTGATTTAAGCATTCCTAAAAATATGCCTTTCAAACTGAGGGAATCCTCTGATAACTATTATGAATTAGTGGTGTCGGAGCCATTAGACCGTGAGAAAGTCACAGAATATGATATCACGTTCACTGTCACAGACAGAGGCTCTCCTCCTTTATCTGACAATGAAACTATGACTTTAGAGCTGCTGGATGTCAATGACAATGTCCCACAGTTCCCACAGTCATTTTATACCATACGTGTAATGGAGAATAATGCACCTGGAGCCTTGCTCAGCTCCCTCACGGCCTTTGACCCTGACCTCCATGAAAACCAGTATCTAGTTTACTTCATCATAGAGAAGGAGATAGCCAACACCTCCATGTCCATGCTGTTCTCCATCAATCCAGAGAACGGGAATCTTTACgcactgaaaacttttgacTATGAGATTGAGAAGGAGTTTCTTTTCCACATCGAGGCCAGAGACTCtggctctcctccactcagcagtaATGTGACTGTTCACATCATTATTGTGGACCAGAATGACAACGCTCCAGTCATTGTCTCTCCGTGGCGTGCTCACGGCTCAGTGGTGGAGGAAAAGATCCCCAGATCCACTGATAAAGGCTCCCTGGTGGCCAAAGTCATCGCTTTGGACACAGACTCAGTGCACAACTCTCGGATTACCTACCAGTTTCTCCAGGTGACTGACGCCACCTTGTTCAGTCTGGATCAATACAACGGAGAGATCCGGACCATGAGGATGTTCAGCTACAGAGATCCACGCCACCAGCGGCTGGTTGTTGTTGCCAAGGACAACGGgcagcctgctctgtctgctaCAGTCACCATCAAGCTGTCCACAGTGGAAACTGCAGTGAAGGCCTACTCTGACATGACTGAGATGCCTCTGGAATATGACATCTTCTCAGATCTCAACCTGTACTTGGTGATCGGTCTGGGTTCAgtgtcctttctgctgctcatcaccATTCTGGTCACCATCGTGCTCAAGTGTCAGAAACCCAAGCCcagcaaaacagctgctccctgCAGGAACAGTGTGATCAGTGAGCGGAACTCCACCATCGCTGACTCCACTCTGGTGTCCAACGATGCTTACTGGTACAGTCTGTTTCTGGCTGAGACCCGGAAAGGAAAGCTGGTGGTCAGACAGCCTATGCCCAAGGGCTCCAGATACATCGTGTCCAGCATCCCGAGAGGGACAGGACTGACTGACACTAGTGACTCAGCAGCATCCACTCTGCAGGTATGAAAATAATAAGTTTGATTGACTttcatttgactttttaaatttaaagtatAAATTGTGGTTTTCTTTGCAGTGCTGTATCACTccgatagttttttttttttttcaaaaaacctTTTGGGTagtttttaaataactttttatttccctgttttgtaattttattcaaataatcaaaacattGGAAAGACAAGGACCCAGTTATACACAGTAGCATGCCATAGTTTTTcaaaattattaaaacaaagttttcacTTAAATGTTAAATGATTTGATAAAATTAGTAAAcattttcaattgtatttttcTGCAGTAACTTCATTTCTGTCAATACTTTATGACAAGTAATTTGATTTAGTTTCGTATCAAATAGAACACACAAATATGTtgtgaagcatttttttcttgatggtTCATGAAAATTCAAGTCAAACAAAGTAAGTTGTCATCGGTCACGGAAATGTGTGAACTCACCCACAACACTGCTTTTATGCACAAATATCCTTGTTCCATCAGTTTTACGCACAGGCACTTGTGCGTAAAACGAGCATGCAGCCCAAAAACAAGATGATATaatatttcctgtattttacatCTCAACTCAGCGTTTATTCCTGTAAcaaccccctccaccccccaacaagaaaaaaaaaatatcagccTTTAAATAACGTTAGTAGCTTTGAAATTATACAAATCGTTCAGAATTTCACTTGTTGGGGGGAGAAGCGtcgaaaaaaaatacacatttcaatATTTGAAAACATAATCAAAAGCAATATTTTGTgtgaatgaattaaaataatttGTTGTTTCTCGTATAATCATTTTTTTGTCGTGTTCCCCGAAACAAAAGAACATTTGGCTGAGGTCAGAATTTTCGCGTTTTTTCATTGGTGGAAATCAGCAATTGCACGAGTGTGCGTCACTTCTGGTTGACGTGCGCTGCTTTTTCTGACCATTGGGACATTTTATCCTCGGAGAGAAGAGTCATACCATCGCTTCGTCAAGTTTCAAGGTGTTACACCCTGAAAATCCTCATGAGGATGTTACGCGGTGGACCGCTGTGCGGGGACGGGTGCGTGTCTGTttatctctgcctctctgccctCGTGAGCACGGTATGGACTGTCACCCATTATTCTGTTCCTGAAGAAATGGAGGAAGGATCTGTCGTTGCTAATTTAGCTGCAGATTTGGGATTGGACGTGAAGACGCTCAACGAACGGAAAATGCGCATCGACGTCGTAGCGAATAAAAAGTATCTCGATATCAACAGAAATACGGGGgagctgtttgtttcagaaagaaTAGACAGAGAGTTTCTGTGTCTTTCTAAAATAACTTCATCGTCTTACTGTTTTCTGAAATTAGACGCAACAATTGAAAATCCGATTCGAATGTTTAATATTGAAGTAGAAATTACGGACATCAATGACAACGCTCCTCATTTTCGGAGGGGGACGATGCATTTGGACATCTCAGAGTCAAGTCCagttggagagagattttcactgaacaatgctgcagatccagatgttggagCTAATTCTGTGAAAAATTACCTTCTGAGCGCAAGTGAACATTTTGCCCTTGAAATACAGACAGGGCGAGATGGATCAAAGTTTGCAGACTTGATTCTGAAGAAAGCTttagacagagagcagcaggctgtTCATGATCTGATTCTCACTGCTGTGGACGGAGGTGTGCCCACGCGCACAGGTACAGCTAGCATCATTGTTCGCGTGCTCGATGTGAACGACAACGCCCCTTCATTTGATAAGGACAAATACTTTGTGAATGTCATGGAGAACTCTCCGATTGGGAGTCTAGTGGTAAAATTAAATGCTACAGATTTAGATGAAGGCTCCAATTCAGATATTGTTTATTCATATAGTTTGTATACATCAGAGAGAACACAAAATATGTTTAAGTTGAATCCAGAAAATGGTGAAATCAGGGTGAAAGAGATGGTTAATTATGAGGATTTCAAACTTTATGAAATGGAGGTGATAGCCAGTGATAAGGGGCTTAACTCCTTATCTGGACACTGTAACCTGACAATACAGGTAACAGACATGAATGATAATCATCCAGAAATATCTATCAAATCATTTAAAAGTCCAATCAAAGAAAATGAGCCCATAGACACAGTGATAGCTGTAGTTAGTGTCAGTGATAAAGACTCAGGTGATAATGGCATCGTTGATTTAAGCATTCCTAAAAATATGCCTTTCAAACTGAGGGAGTCCTCTGATAACTATTATGAATTAGTGGTGTCGGAGCCATTAGACCGTGAGAAAGTCACAGAATATGATATCACGTTCACTGTCACAGACAGAGGCTCTCCTCCTTTATCTGACAATGAAACTATGACTTTAGAGCTGCTGGATATCAATGACAATGTTCCACAGTTCCCACAGTCATTTTATACCATACGTGTAATGGAGAATAATGCACCTGGAGCCTTGCTCAGCTCCCTCACGGCCTTTGACCCTGACCTCCATGAAAACCAGTATCTAGTTTACTTCATCATAGAGAAGGAGATAGCCAACACCTCCATGTCCATGCTGTTCTCCATCAATCCAGAGAACGGGAATCTTTATgcactgaaaacttttgacTATGAGATTGAGAAGGAGTTTCTTTTCCACATCGAGGCCCGAGACTCtggctctcctccactcagcagcaatGTGACTGTTCACATCATTATTGTGGACCAGAATGACAACGCTCCAGTCATTGTCTCTCCCTGGCGTGCTCACGGCTCAGTGGTGGAGGAAAAGATCCCCAGATCCACTGATAAAGGCTCCCTGGTGGCCAAAGTCATCGCTTTGGACACAGACTCAGTGCACAACTCTCGGATTACCTACCAGTTTCTCCAGGTGACTGACGCCACCTTGTTCAGCCTGGATCAATACAACGGA harbors:
- the LOC115404892 gene encoding protocadherin alpha-C2-like, whose amino-acid sequence is MAPPVLHYSITWYVSVFLFLSAVIHSATSVTHYSVPEEMDEGSIVANLAIDLGLDVKTLGKRKMRVDVVGNKKYLDINKDTGELFILERINREFFCPHKTTTTCFLRLDATIENPIRMFNIEVEILDINDNAPHFRRGTMHLDISESSPVGERFSLNNAADPDVGANSVKNYLLSASEHFSIEIQTGRDGTKFADLILKKALDREQQAVHDLILTAVDGGVPTRTGTASIIVRVLDVNDNAPSFDKDKYFVNVMENSPIGSLVVKLNATDLDEGSNSDIVYSYSLYTSERTQNMFKLNPENGEIRVKEMVNYEDFKLYEMEVIASDKGLNSLSGHCNLTIQVTDMNDNHPEISIKSFKSPIKENEPLDTVIAVVSVSDKDSGDNGIVDLSIPKNMPFKLRESSDNYYELVVSEPLDREKVTEYDITFTVTDRGSPPLSDNETMTLELLDVNDNVPQFPQSFYTIRVMENNAPGALLSSLTAFDPDLHENQYLVYFIIEKEIANTSMSMLFSINPENGNLYALKTFDYEIEKEFLFHIEARDSGSPPLSSNVTVHIIIVDQNDNAPVIVSPWRAHGSVVEEKIPRSTDKGSLVAKVIALDTDSVHNSRITYQFLQVTDATLFSLDQYNGEIRTMRMFSYRDPRHQRLVVVAKDNGQPALSATVTIKLSTVETAVKAYSDMTEMPLEYDIFSDLNLYLVIGLGSVSFLLLITILVTIVLKCQKPKPSKTAAPCRNSVISERNSTIADSTLVSNDAYWYSLFLAETRKGKLVVRQPMPKGSRYIVSSIPRGTGLTDTSDSAASTLQIYYLHNSF
- the LOC115404911 gene encoding protocadherin alpha-C2-like — translated: MAPPVLHYSITWYVSGFLFLSAVIHSATSVTHYSVPEEMDEGSIVANLAIDLGLDVKTLGKRKMRIDVVGNKKYLDINKDTGELFILERIDREFLCPLKTTTTCFLRLDATIENPIRMFNIEVEILDINDNAPHFRRGTMHLDISESSPVGERFSLNNAADPDVGANSVKNYLLSASEHFSIEIQTGRDGTKFADLILKKALDREQQAVHDLILTAVDGGVPTRTGTASIIVRVLDVNDNAPSFDKDKYFVNVMENSPIGSLVVKLNATDLDEGSNSDVVYSYSLYTSERTQNMFKLNPENGEIRVKEMVNYEDFKLYEMEVIASDKGLNSLSGHCNLTIQVTDMNDNHPEISIKSFKSPIKENEPLDTVIAVVSVSDKDSGDNGIVDLSIPKNMPFKLRESSDNYYELVVSEPLDREKVTEYDITFTVTDRGSPPLSDNETMTLELLDVNDNVPQFPQSFYTIRVMENNAPGALLSSLTAFDPDLHENQYLVYFIIEKEIANTSMSMLFSINPENGNLYALKTFDYEIEKEFLFHIEARDSGSPPLSSNVTVHIIIVDQNDNAPVIVSPWRAHGSVVEEKIPRSTDKGSLVAKVIALDTDSVHNSRITYQFLQVTDATLFSLDQYNGEIRTMRMFSYRDPRHQRLVVVAKDNGQPALSATVTIKLSTVETAVKAYSDMTEMPLEYDIFSDLNLYLVIGLGSVSFLLLITILVTIVLKCQKPKPSKTAAPCRNSVISERNSTIADSTLVSNDAYWYSLFLAETRKGKLVVRQPMPKGSRYIVSSIPRGTGLTDTSDSAASTLQV
- the LOC115397629 gene encoding protocadherin alpha-C2-like, giving the protein MRMLRGGPLCGDGCVSVYLCLSALVSTVWTVTHYSVPEEMEEGSVVANLAADLGLDVKTLNERKMRIDVVANKKYLDINRNTGELFVSERIDREFLCLSKITSSSYCFLKLDATIENPIRMFNIEVEITDINDNAPHFRRGTMHLDISESSPVGERFSLNNAADPDVGANSVKNYLLSASEHFALEIQTGRDGSKFADLILKKALDREQQAVHDLILTAVDGGVPTRTGTASIIVRVLDVNDNAPSFDKDKYFVNVMENSPIGSLVVKLNATDLDEGSNSDIVYSYSLYTSERTQNMFKLNPENGEIRVKEMVNYEDFKLYEMEVIASDKGLNSLSGHCNLTIQVTDMNDNHPEISIKSFKSPIKENEPIDTVIAVVSVSDKDSGDNGIVDLSIPKNMPFKLRESSDNYYELVVSEPLDREKVTEYDITFTVTDRGSPPLSDNETMTLELLDINDNVPQFPQSFYTIRVMENNAPGALLSSLTAFDPDLHENQYLVYFIIEKEIANTSMSMLFSINPENGNLYALKTFDYEIEKEFLFHIEARDSGSPPLSSNVTVHIIIVDQNDNAPVIVSPWRAHGSVVEEKIPRSTDKGSLVAKVIALDTDSVHNSRITYQFLQVTDATLFSLDQYNGEIRTMRMFSYRDPRHQRLVVVAKDNGQPALSATVTIKLSTVETAVKAYSDMTEMPLEYDIFSDLNLYLVIGLGSVSFLLLITILVTIVLKCQKPKPSKTAAPCRNSVISERNSTIADSTLVSNDAYWYSLFLAETRKGKLVVRQPMPKGSRYIVSSIPRGTGLTDTSDSAASTLQYPK
- the LOC115404901 gene encoding protocadherin alpha-C2-like; its protein translation is MAPPVLHYSITWYVSVFLFLSAVIHSATSVTHYSVPEEMDEGSIVANLAIDLGLDVKTLGKRKMRVDVVGNKKYLDINKDTGELFILERIDREFFCPHKTTTTCFLRLDATIENPIRMFNIEVEILDINDNAPHFRRGTMHLDISESSPVGERFSLNNAADPDVGANSVKNYLLSASEHFSIEIQTGRDGTKFADLILKKALDREQQAVHDLILTAVDGGVPTRTGTASIIVRVLDVNDNAPSFDKDKYFVNVMENSPIGSLVVKLNATDLDEGSNSDIVYSYSLYTSERTQNMFKLNPENGEIRVKEMVNYEDFKLYEIEVIASDKGLNSLSGHCNLTIQVTDMNDNHPEISIKSFKSPIKENEPLDTVIAVVSVSDKDSGDNGIVDLSIPKNMPFKLRESSDNYYELVVSEPLDREKVTEYDITFTVTDRGSPPLSDNETMTLELLDVNDNVPQFPQSFYTIRVMENNAPGALLSSLTAFDPDLHENQYLVYFIIEKEIANTSMSMLFSINPENGNLYALKTFDYEIEKEFLFHIEARDSGSPPLSSNVTVHIIIVDQNDNAPVIVSPWRAHGSVVEEKIPRSTDKGSLVAKVIALDTDSVHNSRITYQFLQVTDATLFSLDQYNGEIRTMRMFSYRDPRHQRLVVVAKDNGQPALSATVTIKLSTVETAVKAYSDMTEMPLEYDIFSDLNLYLVIGLGSVSFLLLITILVTIVLKCQKPKPSKTAAPCRNSVISERNSTIADSTLVSNDAYWYSLFLAETRKGKLVVRQPMPKGSRYIVSSIPRGTGLTDTSDSAASTLQIYYLHNSF